The sequence ACGAGGTGACCATGGCGCGGATGGGGCTGCTCGACGCGCTGGAAGCATTGGAGTCGCACCTCGACGCGCTCATCATCATCGGCGCACAGGCCGTCTACCTGCACACGGGAGCGACGGACATTGCCCTGGCCGAGTTCACCACCGACGGCGACGTCGCGGTGGACCCCAACCTACTGAGTTCCGACCCGCTGGTCGAGGAGGCAATGAGCGCGGCGGGCTTCTCGCCGGATCCGCGCCCGAGCGCGGTTGGGTCATGGATCTCCCGGTGGGGTGTGCCGGTCGACCTGATGGTGCCAGATGCCGTCGCCGGCGCCGGGCGCCGAGGGGTTCGGGTGCCGAGGGGTTCGGGTGCCGCCGCACGACGCGAAGTCGATGCGGAGGGCGCGAGGCATCGAGGCGGCGTTGATAGACAACTCCAAGATGATTATCCGGCCGTTTGATCGTGCCATCGACCGTCGGGAGTTCGAGGTCTCTGTGGCCGGTCCGGCAGCGTTGTTGGTGGCCAAACTGCACAAGATCCATGACCGGCTCGAGACCCGGTCGAGACAGGACAACAAGGACGCCCACGACGTCTACCGTCTGCTGCGGGCAGTCGAGACGCAGGTACTCGCCGAAGCGATCAGCCGGCTGCTGGGCGAGGACCACAGCGTGGAGGTGACACGCGAGGGCCTCGACCAACTCCGCGACCTCTTCGCGCAAGGATCAGGCGCTCGCGGATGCCTCATGGCTGGCGCAGCGGAGGAACTGGTGGGCGACCCAACTGCCGTGTCCGAGAGTGTGGCGCTGCTGGCGCAAGATCTGCTTGAAGCCGTGGACTCCCAGAGCACCTAGCACGACGACGTTACTCGCCAGCATAGGTCGGTCGGCACGCCTAGACTCGCCCCATGGCTGTCACGACCACTCACCCGGCCACCCGCTCGGCGAGCCAGGTGAACACGGACGCGAGCGCCGTCGTCGGCTCGGCCCAACTGAGCAACACGGCCCTGCGCACGTTCCTGCACGGGCTGCCCGGAACCGATGCGGTCGGCCTGGAGGGCCGCGCCGCCCAGCTCGGTTCCCGTTCGATCAAGACCACCGCCAAGGCGTGGGGGCTGGACACGATCATCTCGATGATCGACCTGACCACGCTGGAAGGCGCCGACACCCCCGGCAAGGTGCGCTCCCTCGTCGCGAAGGCGCTCACTCCGCAGCCGGGCGATCCGAGTTGCCCCCGGCCGGCCGCCGTCTGCGTGTACGGCGATCTGGTGCCGGTGGCCAAGGAAGCGATCGGCGCTGCCCCGGTGGCGGTGGCCGCGGTGGCCACCGGCTTCCCCGCCGGGCGGGCCGGGAAGGCGGCGCGACTGGCGGATACCGGCGATGCGGTCGAGGCCGGGGCGGACGAGATCGACATGGTGATCGACCGAGGTGCGTTCCTGGCCGGGGACTACCGCAAGGTCTACGACGACATCGTCGCCGTCCGCGAGATCTGCCAGTCCCGCACCACACCGGCGCACCTGAAGGTGATCCTGGAGACCGGTGAGCTGGCCACCTACGACAATGTCCGCCGCGCCTCCTGGCTGGCGATGCTCGCCGGTGCGGACTTCATCAAGACCTCCACCGGGAAGGTCTCCCCCGCGGCGACGCTGCCGGTGACCGTGCTGATGCTGGAGGCGGTCCGGGACTTCCTCGCGGCCACCGGCGTGCAGATCGGGGTCAAACCGGCCGGTGGTATCCGCTCGGCGAAGGATGCGCTGAAGTACCTGGTCGCGGTGAACGAGGTGGCCGGCGAGGCATGGCTGGACCCGGAGTTCTTCCGCTTCGGGGCCTCCTCCCTACTCAACGATGTGCTGTTGCAGCGGATCAAGCTCAGCACCGGCCACTACTCCGGTTCCGACTACGTGACGATCGACTGAGGACGGGCGCTATGAGCAAGTTCGAGTACGCACCGGCCCCGGAGTCCCGTGCGGTGGTGGACATCGCCTCCTCCTACGGGCTGTTCATCAACGGGGAGTTCACCGACGGGGCCGGCGGTGCCATGAAGACGGTGAACCCGGCCACCGAGGAGGTGCTCGCCGACGTCGCAGTCGCCGACGAGGCGGACGTCGACCGGGCGGTGGCCGCCGCGCGCCGTGCTCAGGAGAAGGTCTGGGGGCCGATGCCCGGCGCGGAGCGGGCGAAGTACCTGTTCCGGATCGCGCGGCTGCTCGCCGAGCGGGCGCGGGAGTTCGCGGTGCTGGAGACGCTGGACAACGGTAAGCCGATCCGGGAGTCGCGGGATGTGGACGTGCCCACGGCGGCGGCGCACTTCTTCTACTACGCCGGCTGGGCGGACAAGCTCGGCTACGCCGGGTACGGCGCCGATCCGCGCCCGCACGGCGTCGCCGCGCAGGTGATCCCGTGGAACTTCCCGTTGCTGATGCTGGCCTGGAAGATCGCCCCGGCACTGGCCACCGGGAACACGGTGGTGCTGAAACCGGCCGAGACCACCCCGCTGACCGCGCTGCTGTTCGCCGATCTGCTCCGCCAGGCCGAGCTCCCGCCCGGAGTGGTGAACATCATCACCGGTGCCGGGCCTACGGGCTCCGCCCTGGTGAGGCATGCGGGAGTGGACAAGGTGGCCTTCACCGGATCGACCGCCGTCGGGCGGCTGATTGCGAAACAGATCGCCGGTACGCGCAAGCACGCCACCCTCGAGCTCGGCGGTAAGGCCGCGAACATCGTGTTCGAGGACGCCGCCATCGACCAGGCGATCGAGGGCATCGTGAACGGCATCTACTTCAACCAGGGGCAGGTGTGCTGCGCCGGGTCGCGGCTGCTGGTGCAGGAGTCGGTGGCCGAGGAGGTCACCGAACGGCTGAAGCGGCGGCTGTCCACGCTCCGGGTGGGTGACCCGATGGACAAGAACACCGACGTCGGGGCGATCAACTCGGCAGCGCAGCTGGAACGGATCACTGCACTCACCCAGGTCGGGGAGGACGAGGGCGCCACCCGGTGGACCAGCGACTGCCCGCTGCCGGAGACCGGGTACTGGTTCGCGCCGACAGTGTTCACGAACGTGTCCTCCGCGCACCGGATCGCCCGGGAGGAGATCTTCGGGCCGGTGCTCTCGGTGCTGACGTTCCGCACGCCGGCGGAGGCGATCGCGAAGGCGAACAACATCCCCTACGGGCTCTCGGCAGGGATCTGGACGGAGAAGGGGTCGCGAATCCTGGCGATGGCCGATGCGATGCGCGCCGGGGTGGTGTGGGCGAACACGTTCAACCGGTTCGACCCGACCAGCCCGTTCGGCGGCTACCAGGAGTCTGGTTACGGCCGGGAGGGTGGCCGGCACGGCCTGGCCTCCTACCTGGTGGAAGGAGGTGCGCGATGACTGCCCGGGTGGATGTGCGCAAGACCTACAAGCTGTTCGTCGGGGGTAAGTTTCCGCGCAGCGAGTCCGGGCGCACCTATGAGGTCACGACGGCGAAGGGCACCTTTGCCGCGAACGCCGCCTTGGCCTCGCGCAAGGATGCCCGGGACGCTGTTCGTGCTGCGCGGGCGGCTCAGTCCGGTTGGGCCGGGGCGACGGCGTACAACCGCGGGCAGGTGCTCTACCGGGTCGCTGAGCTGCTCGAGGGCCGGCGTTCGCAGTTCGTGGCGGACGTGGCCGCCGGTGAGGGGGCGAGCGCGAAGAAGGCTGAGGAGCTGGTCTCGGCGGCAATCGACCGGTGGGTCTGGTACGCGGGCTGGACGGACAAGGTGGCGCAGGTGGCCGGGAACGCCAACCCGGTGGCCGGGCCGTACTTCAACCTCTCGGTGCCGGAGCCGACCGGGGTGGTGGCGGTGCTCGCGCCGCAGCGATCCTCACTGTTGGGGCTGGTCTCGGCGCTGGCGCCGGTGCTGGTGACGGGGAACTCGGTGGTGCTGCTGTCGTCTGAGGACCGGCCGCTACCCGCGATCACGTTGGCTGAGGTGCTGGCCACCTCGGACGTGCCCGGCGGGGTGGTGAACGTGCTCACCGGCCACACCGCGGAGGTGGCCCCACACCTGGCCACGCATATGGACGTGAACGCGATCGACCTGACCGGCGCGCTCGGCGCGGACAACATCACCTGGGGTGAGCTGGAGGCGGATGCGGCGGAGAACCTGAAGCGGGTGCGCCGCCCGGCCGGCGATGCCGAGGGCGACTGGTTCGATGCTCAGTCGCTGGAGCAGATCCTGGCGTTCACCGAGACGAAGACGGTCTGGCACCCGAAGGGAATGTGAGCGCGGCCTTCAGCTGATCAGTTGGATGTCCACGTTTCCGACCGGCGCCCGCGCCAACCAAGCGTCGCAGGTGAGCAATGGCGCGCCGAGTCGATCCGCGAGCGCCACGTACTGGGCGTCCGAGGCACGGAGGGAGCCCCGGCGCGACCACGCGTCGTGGAGCAGGAGTTCACTGGGGAATCGCTCGCACTCCACTCGTGACCAGGCGTCCAGTGCACGCGTCGCTTCCACTCCGGTGACAGCACCTGCACGTTCCAGCCGAGCCAACGCGGAGAGGACCTCGGAGTCGACCAGACCCGGGGCCCAGACCTCGGTCCCGCTCATCGCGTCGAGCACGCGCGCTCCGCGATAGCCGGCCAGGACTGAGTCGACCCCAGCACTCGCATCGAGAACAATCCTCACCGGTGCGGGAAAACGCTCGTCGGGGTCATACTCCTCGCGTGCTTCGTCCAGGGCGGCGACGACGTCGATCTCCCGTCGAGGCTCGTTGCTCCGTCGCTGTCTGGCGATCCAGTCCCTCGAGCGTTGGCTTGGCCAGGTCGCGTTGCAGCACCTTGGTGACGTAGTCCGACATGGTCATCCGTTCGCTTCGGGCACGCTCCTTCAGAGCCGCGTGCAGTTCGTTCGGGAGGTTGCGTACCTGAAGCATCTTCACTCGATCAGTGTTTCATGTGCAGCACATGTTCGCCATGCTGTGGATAACTGTGGAGCTCAGGTCGCGCTCACCCAACTCAGTCAACATTTACTACGCAAAGTGTCACCAAGATCGTGCCACTTTGTACACTAATTGGATGTCCTCTATGAAGGCTGTCCGGATAATCGGCCGAGCGCCGATGCAGACCGTCCGCGCACAAGCCCTGGAAGGAGCTTACGCTCGTCCACGCAAGGCCTTGGCCGATCTCGAACAGCGCGGCGTTGTGCACAAGCTCGCCTACGGCTATTACTGCCTCGTCCCGGCCAACATGAACCCAGACACCTGGCTTCCGGAGTTGGAGACGGCCGGCGCTGGAGTCGGAGCTGCCATCTGGGGCGACGGCGTGGCTGTTCTGATGGGGCAAAGCGCTGCCCGAGTTCACGGAGCACTGCCCCGCGCCACCGGAGAAGCCGTCGTGGCCGCGCCAACCGGACACCGGCTGATCCCGCTGGCCGACAGGCACGCAACGATTCGGTTCGTCACCCGCGACGTCGAAGTTCTGGAGGCAGTGAGGGTTCGTACCGAGCTCGGCAGAGCGCTGGCCACCACGCCAGCGCAGACCGTACTGGACCTGGCGCGCGACCCGAAGGCGGCTGACCAATCCGAGCGGATCGCCGTCATCAAAGCCCTGCTCGCGCAGACCAGCCTGGATGAGGTGGTGGAAGTCGCCGACACACAGGGCCGGACTAGGTCGGCATTGGAGCGCGTGCGGAAGTTAGCCGCCTCATGAGCGCACTGGACGAGGAGATGGACACGGTCGCTGCGGCGTTTGGAGTCTCCGCCGGTCAGGTCGCGCGCGATCGCTTGATCTCCCACACATTGGCAGCCATCTCTCGCGACGTGGGACTTGATGATCTGATCTTCTTTGGCGGGACGGCACTGTCGCGGACCCACCTTCAGGGTGTGCGCATGTCGGAAGACATCGATCTGATCGCCACCGGTCATCGAGCCACCATCGCTGCCACCATCCAACGCGCCGTGCGAAGCCTGCGACGCACCCATGGAACCGCCACCTGGGAGCCACCGCTCACCGAGACCCGCGAGACCGAGCCATCGGTGCTACGCATCGACGGCGATCTATCGGTGCGGGTGCAACTGCTGAGCCAGGCTGGATATCCGCAATGGCCGACCGAAGTGCGGAGCATCATGCAGCGGTACTCGGACGCGCCGCCAGCCCGGCTTCGGGTGCTGACCGCGCCCGCTTTCGCGGCGGCCAAGCTGTCGGCTTGGCTCGATCGCCATGCCAGCCGAGACCTGTACGACCTCTATGCGATGGCTCGGTGCGATCTCATCACTCCTGAGTCCGTCAACCTCTTCACCCGTCACGGCTCACTCACTCGGCTCCCGGGAGGCTGGGCCTGGTCTGAGCCGCCTAGCCTCGAACAGTGGAGGATCGATCTTGGGCATCAGCTGCGGCTGAAGCGACCGCCGGTGGCTGATCGGCCGTCCGGCCTCACCCGTGCAACCGCGCCAGGAACTCCCGGGTCCGCGGCTGCTGCGGGTCACCGAGCACCTGCTCCGGCGGCCCGGACTCCAGCACCTGGCCGCCGTCGAGGAAGCAGACCTGGTCGGCCACCCGGCGGGCGAAGCCCATCTCGTGGGTGGCGATCAGCATCGTCATCCCCTCATCGCGCAGGCCGGCGAGCAGGTCGAGCACCTCGCCGATCAGCTCCGGGTCCAGCGCCGAGGTCACCTCGTCCAGCAGCAGCAGCTCCGGGTCGTTCACCAGGGCGCGGGCGATCGCTGCGCGCTGCGCCTGACCGCCGGAGAGCTGGTCCGGATAGGCGGTGACTTTGTCCGCCAGGCCCACCCGGGTGAGCATCTCCACCGCGGCGGCCTCGGCCTCGTCCTTATCCCGCTTGTGCACCAGCCGCGGGGCGAGGGTGATGTTGTCCAGCACACGCATGTGCGCGAACAGGTTGTAGGCCTGGAACACCATGCCGAGCCGGGCGCGGACCGCATCGGCGTTCACCCACGGGTCGGCGATGTCCACCCCACGCAGCTCGATCGACCCATCGTCGATGTCCTCGAGCAGGTCGACGGCGCGCAGCAGCGTGGACTTGCCCGACCCGGACGCCCCGATCAGCACCACACAGGAGTGCTCGGCCACCTGCAGATCCACACCGCCCAGCACCAGGTGATCCCCGAAGGACTTGCGCACCCCACGCAAGCGCAGCAACGAGGCGGGCGAACCGCCCGAGGTGAGCTCCGCCGTCGACGGCTGGATCGGATCGCTCATCGGATCGCCCCCGCCACACCGCGGGCACCGCGCCAACCCCGGCGGGCGTTGTAGGCATCCACAGCTCGGGTAAGTGGGATGGACACCAGCAGGAAGAGGAACCCGGCAGCCACGTACGGAGTGAAGTTGTAGTCGCCACTGACCGCGATCTGCGCCACCCGGATCGCGTCCACCGCACCGAGGATGGAGATCAACCCAGAATCCTTCTGCAGCGCGACCACCATGTTCAGCAGCGCCGGCACCACATTGCGCACCGCCTGCGGCACCACGATCCGGCGAGTGGTCTGCGCCTTGGTCAGCCCCAGCGCGCGGGCCGCCGCCACCTGCGCCGGGTGCACCGCCTCGATCCCGGAGCGGAAGATCTCCGCGAGGTAGGCGCTGTAAGTCAGCACCAGCGCCAGCGTGCCCAGGAACGCAGCCTGGATCGGCATCCACGGCAGCCGCAGCGCCGGCAGACCGAACCCGACCACCAGTAGCACCAGCAGCACCGGAACCCCGCGGAAGATGTCCACGAACGCCACCACGGCCGCGCGGAGCGGGAACAGTGCGGGCGCAGTGGTGGTGCGCGCGATCGCCAGCAACAGCCCGAGCACCAGCGAAATCACCCCCGCGATCACCCAGACCCGCAGGTTCAACCACAGCCCGTCGGCGAGCGCGGGCAGCATCTCCACGAACCGGCCCGGGTCGAAGAACGCCTCCCGAGTGCGCTCCCAGCCGGGCGAGCTCACCAGCACCCACCAGGCCAGCGCAGCGACGACCACTGTGGAGGCCAGTGCCACCAGGAACGACCGGCGCCGGCCTCGACGGCGGTAGGCAGCCCGGACGAGCGCCTGCTCGGTGGGTTCGTGGGCCGCCGCCGGCCGATCTGCTGCCATCGGCGCCCCGGTCAGCTCAGCTCGGGGATACCGTCGGTGTTCAGCCACTCGCTCGCGAGCGCGTCCAGCGTGCCGTCGGTGCGCAGCGCTTCCACAGCGTCGGAGACGCAGGTGGTCAGCGAGGACTCGACGTCCAGCACGAAGCCGAGCTGCGCCGGCTCACCGGAGGCAGGCAGGGTGCCGATCACGGAGGTGTCCGGGAAGTACACCGTGGAGGCGGACACGCCCTGGCTCACGTCCATCACCACGGCGTCGATCTGCCCGCTGCTCATCGCCTGCATCGCCATCCCGGCGTCGTCATAGGGCACCAGCTCGACGGTGTCCCCCCAGGCGGCCTCGGCATCGGTCAAGGAGGTCTGCCCGGCGGTCACGCCGATCCGGGCACCCTCGAGGTCGGTCAGCGCGCTCGCCTCGGCGTAGTCACCGGAGTCGGCCACCACCACCCCCTGATAGGTGTCCAGGTACGGGGCGGAGAAGTCCACCACCTCGGCCCGCTCGGGGGTGATCGTGGTCTGGTAGGCGGCGAAGTCGAACGGCTTGATGTTCGGGGCGATGATCTGCTCGAAGGTGACGTTCTCCCAGGTCACGTCCTCTTCGGCGAAGCCGAGCTGATCAGCGACGGCGTAGACCAGCGCGGACTCGAAGCCCTCCCCGGTGGTCGGGTCCTCACCCACGTACCAGGGCTCGTACGGGGTGGACGTGCCGACGGTCAGCGTGCCCTCGGTGAGAGTCTCCAGCGCAGCCGGATCGCAGGTCGCGGTCTCGGTGCCTTCGCCGCCCTGGTCGGCAGTGGTGCCGCCATTGCTGCTGTCACCACCCGAACACGCGGTCAGGGCCAGTGCGAGGGCGGCAGTGGTCAGGACAAGAGCACGACGGCGCACGATGAACCTTTCCCGGGACAGCGGTCATCACCTGAACTGTAAAGCATTCGGCACTGGGCGGGACCGGTCGCTGGTGAGAGGTGATCGGGCTCACAGCACGGCGCCCGCTCAGCGCTTCCGCTGAAGCGTTCCGGGCCGGGAGGCGCTTCCGCGGAAGCGCATACCCGCCGACCGGTGGCCAGCACCGACATTGTCGGCCGGCCAGCAATGTCGGCCGGCCGGCAATGTCGGTGCTCGCTCCTAGTATCGAACACCTATTCGAAGAGGACGGTGAGGACGATGACGGCCAACGCCGATGACCGGAACACGCCCGCAGGGAAGCGGCCCGCCGGGGACGATCTGAGCGAGCGGCCGGTGTGGCAGCTAGCAGCAGAGCTGGGCTCCCTCGCGGCCGGGATCGCGGCCAGCACCTGCCGGTTCCTGGTGCTGCTCGGTGAGTTCGACGCGCGCGACGGGTGGGGGCACTATGCCGGAGTCACCTCCAGCACGCACTGGCTGTCCTGGCAGTGCGGGATGGCCGCGGTGACGGCTCGGGAACAGGTCCGGGTGGCTCGTGCGATGCGCAGTCTGCCGCTGACGTGCGCCGAGTTCGGGGCGGGCCGGCTGAGCTATTCGAAAGTGCGGGCGATCACTCGGGTGGCCACCCCGGAGAACGAGGCGGAGCTGGTGCAGGTGGCCGAGGCGGGCACCGCAGACCAGGTGCAGCGCTTCTGTGCCGGGGTGCGCACCGCCGCCGGTTCCCTGGCGGAGGTCAACGAGCGCCATGACCGCGCAGCGGTGACCTACCGGACCCTCGACGACGGGTCGGTGAGCGTCTCGGTGCGGTGCTCGCCGGAGCA is a genomic window of Ruania zhangjianzhongii containing:
- a CDS encoding nucleotidyl transferase AbiEii/AbiGii toxin family protein; translated protein: MIIRPFDRAIDRREFEVSVAGPAALLVAKLHKIHDRLETRSRQDNKDAHDVYRLLRAVETQVLAEAISRLLGEDHSVEVTREGLDQLRDLFAQGSGARGCLMAGAAEELVGDPTAVSESVALLAQDLLEAVDSQST
- the deoC gene encoding deoxyribose-phosphate aldolase; translated protein: MAVTTTHPATRSASQVNTDASAVVGSAQLSNTALRTFLHGLPGTDAVGLEGRAAQLGSRSIKTTAKAWGLDTIISMIDLTTLEGADTPGKVRSLVAKALTPQPGDPSCPRPAAVCVYGDLVPVAKEAIGAAPVAVAAVATGFPAGRAGKAARLADTGDAVEAGADEIDMVIDRGAFLAGDYRKVYDDIVAVREICQSRTTPAHLKVILETGELATYDNVRRASWLAMLAGADFIKTSTGKVSPAATLPVTVLMLEAVRDFLAATGVQIGVKPAGGIRSAKDALKYLVAVNEVAGEAWLDPEFFRFGASSLLNDVLLQRIKLSTGHYSGSDYVTID
- a CDS encoding aldehyde dehydrogenase family protein, whose protein sequence is MSKFEYAPAPESRAVVDIASSYGLFINGEFTDGAGGAMKTVNPATEEVLADVAVADEADVDRAVAAARRAQEKVWGPMPGAERAKYLFRIARLLAERAREFAVLETLDNGKPIRESRDVDVPTAAAHFFYYAGWADKLGYAGYGADPRPHGVAAQVIPWNFPLLMLAWKIAPALATGNTVVLKPAETTPLTALLFADLLRQAELPPGVVNIITGAGPTGSALVRHAGVDKVAFTGSTAVGRLIAKQIAGTRKHATLELGGKAANIVFEDAAIDQAIEGIVNGIYFNQGQVCCAGSRLLVQESVAEEVTERLKRRLSTLRVGDPMDKNTDVGAINSAAQLERITALTQVGEDEGATRWTSDCPLPETGYWFAPTVFTNVSSAHRIAREEIFGPVLSVLTFRTPAEAIAKANNIPYGLSAGIWTEKGSRILAMADAMRAGVVWANTFNRFDPTSPFGGYQESGYGREGGRHGLASYLVEGGAR
- a CDS encoding aldehyde dehydrogenase family protein codes for the protein MTARVDVRKTYKLFVGGKFPRSESGRTYEVTTAKGTFAANAALASRKDARDAVRAARAAQSGWAGATAYNRGQVLYRVAELLEGRRSQFVADVAAGEGASAKKAEELVSAAIDRWVWYAGWTDKVAQVAGNANPVAGPYFNLSVPEPTGVVAVLAPQRSSLLGLVSALAPVLVTGNSVVLLSSEDRPLPAITLAEVLATSDVPGGVVNVLTGHTAEVAPHLATHMDVNAIDLTGALGADNITWGELEADAAENLKRVRRPAGDAEGDWFDAQSLEQILAFTETKTVWHPKGM
- a CDS encoding type II toxin-antitoxin system VapC family toxin gives rise to the protein MRIVLDASAGVDSVLAGYRGARVLDAMSGTEVWAPGLVDSEVLSALARLERAGAVTGVEATRALDAWSRVECERFPSELLLHDAWSRRGSLRASDAQYVALADRLGAPLLTCDAWLARAPVGNVDIQLIS
- a CDS encoding FitA-like ribbon-helix-helix domain-containing protein, producing MLQVRNLPNELHAALKERARSERMTMSDYVTKVLQRDLAKPTLEGLDRQTATEQRASTGDRRRRRPGRSTRGV
- a CDS encoding type IV toxin-antitoxin system AbiEi family antitoxin domain-containing protein; this translates as MSSMKAVRIIGRAPMQTVRAQALEGAYARPRKALADLEQRGVVHKLAYGYYCLVPANMNPDTWLPELETAGAGVGAAIWGDGVAVLMGQSAARVHGALPRATGEAVVAAPTGHRLIPLADRHATIRFVTRDVEVLEAVRVRTELGRALATTPAQTVLDLARDPKAADQSERIAVIKALLAQTSLDEVVEVADTQGRTRSALERVRKLAAS
- a CDS encoding amino acid ABC transporter ATP-binding protein; translated protein: MSDPIQPSTAELTSGGSPASLLRLRGVRKSFGDHLVLGGVDLQVAEHSCVVLIGASGSGKSTLLRAVDLLEDIDDGSIELRGVDIADPWVNADAVRARLGMVFQAYNLFAHMRVLDNITLAPRLVHKRDKDEAEAAAVEMLTRVGLADKVTAYPDQLSGGQAQRAAIARALVNDPELLLLDEVTSALDPELIGEVLDLLAGLRDEGMTMLIATHEMGFARRVADQVCFLDGGQVLESGPPEQVLGDPQQPRTREFLARLHG
- a CDS encoding amino acid ABC transporter permease, with translation MAADRPAAAHEPTEQALVRAAYRRRGRRRSFLVALASTVVVAALAWWVLVSSPGWERTREAFFDPGRFVEMLPALADGLWLNLRVWVIAGVISLVLGLLLAIARTTTAPALFPLRAAVVAFVDIFRGVPVLLVLLVVGFGLPALRLPWMPIQAAFLGTLALVLTYSAYLAEIFRSGIEAVHPAQVAAARALGLTKAQTTRRIVVPQAVRNVVPALLNMVVALQKDSGLISILGAVDAIRVAQIAVSGDYNFTPYVAAGFLFLLVSIPLTRAVDAYNARRGWRGARGVAGAIR
- a CDS encoding ABC transporter substrate-binding protein, which translates into the protein MRRRALVLTTAALALALTACSGGDSSNGGTTADQGGEGTETATCDPAALETLTEGTLTVGTSTPYEPWYVGEDPTTGEGFESALVYAVADQLGFAEEDVTWENVTFEQIIAPNIKPFDFAAYQTTITPERAEVVDFSAPYLDTYQGVVVADSGDYAEASALTDLEGARIGVTAGQTSLTDAEAAWGDTVELVPYDDAGMAMQAMSSGQIDAVVMDVSQGVSASTVYFPDTSVIGTLPASGEPAQLGFVLDVESSLTTCVSDAVEALRTDGTLDALASEWLNTDGIPELS